ACAGGTAAAATCTCTGTCGTAAAGAAGCTATGATTATATTACCCATCAAAAAGAAATGGTTTGACATGATACGGTCGGGAGAAAAACGCGAAGAATATAGAGAAATCAAACCGTATTATACAAGCAGGTTTTCTCCTTTTTTGAAAACAATTGCACCAATCCATGTACGGCTTAGAAACGGTTACAGGAGACAAAGTCCTCATATCGATATCTTATGTTGGCTCAGCATCGGAGAAGGACTTGAAAGATGGGGTGCAAAAACAGGGATACGATATTTTATTCTGCATATTGAAAAAGTATATTAAGGCTGGACTACTTAATCAGGCGTTCAGATCCAGTTTCAAATTGTAAAAATCATGTGATACCTTCCTGCGATTCATATCCTATAAAGAGCATGAAAGCCCCTCCGATGGATTGTTTCGTATAAATGATATCATTGCTTTTATATGTGTTGGTTTCTTTCTGATTGATAAAATCTGCTACAAATTTTCGCACGTTATCAATAGATCGATTCGGTTCAAGCGTTTTAATAACGGCATAGAGGGATAACAGAGCTTCTTCTAACTCTTTATCGTCTGTTGTATTAACAACAAAGATTACACCAATCAAATCATTGTCTGTATTTTTCTGGGTACTTATCGATAGTTGAGCCGACTTATTTACTTCCAGTTTTGCAATACGCGCCTTTTCTCCATCCGAAAGCGTCCAATCAAAATTAACCTTTGCTTTGATATTACCGGCATTTTTTATATATCCTTTTTTGAATTCCTCAAAGGTTAAAACATGGGGCACCGGTGTAACTGTTTCCTCTGTAGGTCTGGAATCAATTTTCAAGGCTATTGCGCCGAAAGCAACGCCGCATACGCCCAGCAAAATCAACCACCAAGCGCCCTTTCGCTGTTTCTTATACGCTTCTGCCTCGTTTTTAAGCGTCTTTGCTTTTATGGCGATATAAATTCCGAATATAAAAAGCACAATGCCTGATGCTATTACAATATACAACAAACCTATACCTCCACCGTTTTTCTATCTTACAAAACGTAGTTTTTTTATTTCCGCTTAGTCCACATGCTTAAACGTGTAATGCACCCGTCCGATTATATCAATAGCTTGGCTTTCTGCCGGTTCTTCCCACGCCTCGTATTTCGGATTATCGGAAATAACAACGATCTTACCCGGCTTCCGCGCAAGGCGTTTTACATAGCCGCACCCGTCCATACGTAAGGCATAAATCCCTTCGCCGTCCCAACCGCAACTGTCACAGACGATGAGATCACCGCGCTGCAAGGTAGGTTCCATGCTGTCGCCGTTTACATAGAGCGCCGTAAGGTTATTCCCATAACGTTTTAATTCTTTCGGAACTGCGATATACCCCGTCGATACATCACTGTCGGGTAAAAGCTGTCCCTTACCTGCGGACAGGCTCTGATCAAGGATCGGAATTACGAAACCGCCGTTATCAATAATTTTAGTAATCGGCGGCAAATCTTTAATATTCATATCGACAGGGAAACCGCCTAATTTTGCTTGGCGCTCTTTGATTTCGGCATCAGAGATTATCCCTGCATCTTTCATATCCGAAACAACACCTGTCGTTAGCCCCTTAATCGGATATCCCATTTCCGCCAATCTTATAAGAATTTTTAACGGCGGAGTTGAATGCCCACTTTCATAATTTGCCCATGTTCGCTGAGGTATAGCAAGTCTTTTCCCCATTTCAGCTTGACTCAAATTAAGTTGCTTACGAATTTCTAAGAATTTTTTAGCTAAATCTTGCAAATAAAACCTCTTTTAAGCCATTTAAGGCTTGACATTTAGCCATTATTGGCTTATTATAGGTATATCGGCTGGACTTATGCACAACCTAAGCCGGTAAAAAAGAAAAGCGAAAAACGCTTCATATTTTCCGCTTTTCCCAAAAAACAAGCCTGTGATCAGGCAAGGACGGTATCTATGATACAGCAAAAGCGAAAAATCCACAAGCCGAAAAATCGAACTATCGGTCACATTTACGGCGGATGGATCAAGTATCAACTCGCTCTTATCAATGTATCGCAAACGGACATCGCTGAAAAATTCGGAGTCCGCGATACGTCGGTATGGGCGGTTATTCACGGCCGGCGCACATCGGCGCGCATTCAACAGGCGATTGCCGAAGCGCTGGGCTTACCCGACTGGCAGACGGTACTCGCCGCTGCAAAGCGGGCGGTAAAGGAGAATGTCGTATGAAAATATTGGCAAAAATCATCTGTACGATTGAAGAAGATAAAAAACCTTTTGCAAGAATAAAAATAAATGCCTCCTACGACAACCTCTTAATGGGGTTAGGGGCACTTTTTAATTCGGCAATAGACAAGATATCACAAGACACATGTGCTCCTAAAAAAGCCGTGAAAGAAGAAATTTTGAAATTTATAAGCAAAGAACGCCATTTTGAAATCTATCAACCAACAGGAGGAAAAGAATGAGTAAACAATTTATGGAAGATGCGCACGGCCGGCAGGTGCCGGTTTCGATGATTAAAAAATTCGATCTCAAACGGAACGATTTGGTGTGTTCGATTATGTCGCGCGCTTTTGCCGAACGGGAACGACTCGCCGAGTTCAAGCAGCAGGTATGGGAGGAGATTCAGGCGTTTGTCGATGAGAGCGCGAAAGACAGCGGCGCGAAAAAGCTCGGCGGGAAAAAAGGCAACATCACGCTCACGAGTTTTGACGGGCGCTACAAGCTCATCGTTGCGGTCAACGACGGTATTCTGTTCAACGAGAAGCTCCAGATCGCAAAGCAACTCATCGACGAATGTATCGGTAAGTGGAGCAAGAACGCACGTCCGGAGCTGAAAGTGCTTGTCGACGACGCGTTTAACGTCGGTAAAAACGGACTCGTCAGTACCGGCAAAGTGCTCGGCTTGCGTCGGCTCAACATCACGGACGCAACGTGGCGGCGCGCGATGGACGCGATCACCGAGAGCATACAGGTGGTCAGCTCGAAAACGTATATGCGCTTTTACGAGCGGCAGGAAGACGAAAGCTATAAGCAGATACCGCTCGACGTGGCAAGTCTGTAAGGGGGCGCACAATGATGGGATGTATCTATCGGGTGGGATTACGGATAAAGAACATCGGCGAGCGCATACACAGCGCGGGGTTACAGCGACTGGGGATTGCGATAATGGACTGCGCGTTAACAATGAGAGGGCGATGATGGAAAAATTATCAAGTCAAGAGCGGATATTCGTCATTACGCAAAATCTGTATGAGAATCATACGGCAGGGCTTACAAACAAAGAACTCGCTCAGATTCTCGGCACAAGCGAAACGAATATCTGCCGCGACATGGCATTGTTTGAAAAATATGGATGGGTTAACAGAAACGAAAAAGGACGCTGGAGACTTTCTCCTGTGTTTTGCGGCATTGCAGGTCAAGTTATGAAAGCTTATCAAAAAGCTCGATTGCTTTTGTCAGAAGAGGAGGCCAAATATGCTGCGGCAATGCAATGACGTATCAAATTGGGCGATATCGCCCAATTTGGACAACCACAAAAAAATTACTGATACGGAGGCAACGATATGAGTAGAAAAGTAATAGTACCGGCAGATGAAGATTCAAAAGTAATGAATGCGTTGGAAGAAAAGGAAAACGAATTGTCTGTGAGAATACAAGAGGATGATAAGCTCTTTCTTGAAGAGGGGGAAGAATACAACCTTCATGTCTGTATGATGAAATCTCGCGAATGTATAAAACAGGCAAAAAGCGCACTCACGGCACTGGGAAGGCAGCTCATTCTTATAAAGAATCATGAACCGCACGGTAATTTTATGAGTGCAGTTGAAGACCTCGGCTTGGATATACGATTTGCTAACCGCTTAATGGCAGGCGCACGTTGGAATATACAAGACTCGGAAAGACTCGAGAAGTTGGGAAAGTCAAAGTTTCTTGAGCTTACTATTCTCGACGACAAAGAAGCGGAAGCTCTTGCCGACGGCAAAGAACTTGAAGGAATAGGAACCTTTGACGATATCGCCAAAATGTCAGTGAAAGAACTCCGTTCCGCGCTCCGAGAGGAAAAGAAAAAGAGGCAAAAAGAACGGGATGCTCAGG
This Treponema socranskii subsp. buccale DNA region includes the following protein-coding sequences:
- a CDS encoding XRE family transcriptional regulator, with protein sequence MQDLAKKFLEIRKQLNLSQAEMGKRLAIPQRTWANYESGHSTPPLKILIRLAEMGYPIKGLTTGVVSDMKDAGIISDAEIKERQAKLGGFPVDMNIKDLPPITKIIDNGGFVIPILDQSLSAGKGQLLPDSDVSTGYIAVPKELKRYGNNLTALYVNGDSMEPTLQRGDLIVCDSCGWDGEGIYALRMDGCGYVKRLARKPGKIVVISDNPKYEAWEEPAESQAIDIIGRVHYTFKHVD
- a CDS encoding HTH domain-containing protein, producing MMEKLSSQERIFVITQNLYENHTAGLTNKELAQILGTSETNICRDMALFEKYGWVNRNEKGRWRLSPVFCGIAGQVMKAYQKARLLLSEEEAKYAAAMQ
- a CDS encoding DUF308 domain-containing protein, with protein sequence MLYIVIASGIVLFIFGIYIAIKAKTLKNEAEAYKKQRKGAWWLILLGVCGVAFGAIALKIDSRPTEETVTPVPHVLTFEEFKKGYIKNAGNIKAKVNFDWTLSDGEKARIAKLEVNKSAQLSISTQKNTDNDLIGVIFVVNTTDDKELEEALLSLYAVIKTLEPNRSIDNVRKFVADFINQKETNTYKSNDIIYTKQSIGGAFMLFIGYESQEGIT
- a CDS encoding helix-turn-helix domain-containing protein, giving the protein MIQQKRKIHKPKNRTIGHIYGGWIKYQLALINVSQTDIAEKFGVRDTSVWAVIHGRRTSARIQQAIAEALGLPDWQTVLAAAKRAVKENVV
- a CDS encoding DUF3164 family protein — translated: MSKQFMEDAHGRQVPVSMIKKFDLKRNDLVCSIMSRAFAERERLAEFKQQVWEEIQAFVDESAKDSGAKKLGGKKGNITLTSFDGRYKLIVAVNDGILFNEKLQIAKQLIDECIGKWSKNARPELKVLVDDAFNVGKNGLVSTGKVLGLRRLNITDATWRRAMDAITESIQVVSSKTYMRFYERQEDESYKQIPLDVASL